The following are encoded in a window of Massilia sp. R2A-15 genomic DNA:
- the pncB gene encoding nicotinate phosphoribosyltransferase, producing the protein MKPIVHSLLETDLYKFTMWQALLHRHPATQSEYVFACRNKPAYPLAELKQDVERELDHLCSLSFQPDEVAYLRRLRFIKGDFADFLTVFRFQRHFVTVDTEGDTLTIRAAGPQVHVMGFEIYVLYIVNELYFRRFDQAAALAEGRKRLAAKIDLINTLGAQDRRRHPFEFFDFGVRRRFSGAWHEEVVATLAREAPQYFKGTSNVWFAMKYQLVPIGTMAHEYLQSFQSFGVRLRDFQKAALEDWVQEYRGDLGTALTDVVGMDAFLADFDLYFAKLFDGLRHDSGDPVEWGEKALAHYAKLRLDAHTRRLVFSDGLDVPKAFALYRHFADRTQTGFGIGTNLSNDMGIEPLNIVMKLVSCNGQPVAKLSDSPGKTMCTDETFLAYLRQVFNQR; encoded by the coding sequence ATGAAGCCAATCGTCCACAGTCTGCTCGAAACCGACCTCTACAAGTTCACGATGTGGCAGGCGCTGCTGCATCGGCATCCCGCCACGCAGTCAGAATACGTCTTTGCTTGCCGCAACAAGCCGGCGTATCCGCTGGCAGAACTGAAGCAGGACGTGGAGCGCGAACTCGATCACCTCTGCTCCCTTTCGTTCCAGCCAGACGAGGTCGCTTATTTGCGCCGCCTTCGATTCATCAAGGGTGACTTTGCGGATTTCCTGACCGTGTTCCGCTTCCAGCGCCACTTCGTCACCGTCGATACGGAAGGCGACACCCTGACGATCCGCGCCGCCGGCCCGCAGGTGCACGTGATGGGCTTCGAGATTTACGTGCTGTATATCGTCAACGAGCTGTACTTCCGGCGCTTCGACCAAGCCGCCGCATTGGCCGAGGGCCGCAAGCGCCTGGCAGCGAAGATCGATCTGATCAACACGCTGGGCGCACAGGACCGGCGCCGCCATCCGTTCGAATTCTTCGACTTCGGCGTGCGCCGCCGCTTCTCCGGCGCCTGGCACGAGGAGGTCGTCGCAACCCTGGCGCGCGAGGCGCCGCAATACTTCAAGGGCACCTCGAACGTCTGGTTCGCGATGAAATACCAGCTTGTGCCGATCGGGACGATGGCGCACGAATACCTGCAAAGCTTCCAGTCGTTCGGCGTGCGCCTGCGCGACTTCCAGAAGGCCGCGCTGGAAGATTGGGTGCAGGAGTACCGGGGCGACCTGGGCACGGCGCTCACCGACGTGGTCGGCATGGACGCCTTCCTGGCCGATTTCGACCTGTATTTCGCCAAGCTCTTCGACGGCCTGCGCCACGACTCGGGCGATCCGGTCGAATGGGGCGAGAAGGCGCTGGCCCATTACGCGAAGCTGCGCCTGGACGCGCACACGCGGCGCCTGGTGTTTTCCGACGGGCTCGACGTGCCGAAGGCGTTCGCGCTGTACCGTCACTTTGCCGACCGCACACAGACCGGCTTCGGCATCGGCACCAACCTGTCCAACGACATGGGCATCGAGCCGCTCAACATCGTGATGAAGCTGGTGTCCTGCAACGGCCAGCCGGTCGCCAAGCTGTCCGATTCGCCGGGCAAGACGATGTGCACCGACGAGACTTTCCTGGCTTACCTGAGACAGGTGTTCAATCAACGTTGA
- a CDS encoding 3-methyl-2-oxobutanoate dehydrogenase (2-methylpropanoyl-transferring) subunit alpha: MSQSKPLTLHVPEPTGRPGCKTDFSYLHVTAAGAVRRPPIDVAPSETSDLASTLIRVLDDDGNAVGPWAPEIDSETLRFGLRTMMKTRIFDARMVIAQRQKKMSFYMTSLGEEAIGTAHALALQEGDMNFPTYRQQSLLMAKEFSLVEMICQLLSNERDPLKGRQLPVMYSVRHKGFFTISGNLATQFVQAVGWAMASAIKGDTKIASAWIGDGATAESDFNTALTFAHVYQAPVILNVVNNQWAISTFQALAGGESVTFAARGVGSGIASLRVDGNDFLAVYAASKWAAERARSNLGPTLIEWVTYRAGPHSTSDDPSKYRPADDWSHFPLGDPIVRLRRHLQARGLWSDAENEATQQALEAEVIAAQKEAEQYGTLADGRVPSAASMFEDVYKEMPEHLRRQRQQLGV; encoded by the coding sequence ATGAGCCAGAGTAAGCCTCTGACACTGCACGTTCCGGAGCCCACAGGCCGTCCCGGATGCAAGACCGATTTTTCGTATCTTCACGTCACCGCCGCCGGCGCGGTGCGGCGCCCGCCCATCGACGTGGCGCCGTCCGAAACCAGCGATCTGGCCTCGACCCTGATCCGCGTCCTCGACGACGACGGCAACGCGGTCGGCCCCTGGGCCCCGGAGATCGACAGCGAAACGCTGCGCTTCGGCCTGCGCACGATGATGAAGACCCGCATTTTCGACGCGCGCATGGTCATCGCCCAGCGCCAGAAGAAGATGTCGTTCTATATGACCTCGCTCGGCGAGGAAGCCATCGGCACGGCGCACGCACTGGCGCTGCAGGAAGGCGACATGAACTTCCCCACCTACCGCCAGCAAAGCCTGCTGATGGCCAAGGAGTTCTCGCTGGTCGAGATGATCTGCCAGCTCCTCTCGAACGAGCGCGACCCACTCAAGGGCCGCCAGCTGCCGGTGATGTACTCGGTGCGCCACAAGGGCTTCTTCACCATCTCCGGCAACCTCGCGACCCAGTTCGTCCAGGCGGTCGGCTGGGCGATGGCGTCGGCCATCAAGGGCGACACCAAGATCGCGTCGGCCTGGATCGGCGACGGCGCCACCGCCGAATCGGACTTCAACACCGCCCTCACCTTCGCCCACGTGTACCAGGCGCCGGTGATCCTCAACGTGGTCAACAACCAGTGGGCCATCTCGACCTTCCAGGCGCTGGCCGGCGGCGAGAGCGTCACCTTCGCCGCGCGCGGCGTCGGCAGCGGCATCGCTTCGCTGCGCGTGGACGGCAACGACTTCCTGGCGGTGTACGCGGCCTCGAAATGGGCTGCCGAACGCGCGCGCAGCAACCTGGGACCGACCCTGATCGAATGGGTTACCTACCGCGCCGGCCCGCACTCGACCTCCGACGATCCGTCCAAGTACCGGCCCGCCGACGACTGGTCGCACTTCCCGCTGGGCGATCCGATTGTCCGCCTGCGCCGCCACCTGCAGGCGCGCGGCCTGTGGTCGGACGCCGAGAACGAAGCGACCCAGCAGGCGCTGGAAGCGGAAGTGATCGCGGCGCAGAAAGAGGCCGAGCAGTACGGCACCCTGGCCGACGGCCGCGTGCCGAGCGCCGCATCGATGTTCGAGGACGTCTATAAAGAGATGCCCGAGCACCTGCGCCGCCAACGTCAACAATTGGGAGTGTGA
- a CDS encoding alpha-ketoacid dehydrogenase subunit beta: MTMIQALRSAMDIMLERDNNVVIYGQDVGYFGGVFRCTDGLQAKYGKSRVFDAPISEGGIVGTAVGMAAYGLRPVVEIQFADYFYPASDQIVSEAARLRYRSAGEFTAAMTIRMPCGGGIYGGQTHSQSPEAMFTHVCGLRTVMPSNPYDAKGLLISCIENDDPVIFLEPKRLYNGPFDGHHDQPVVPWSKHPMGEVPEGYYTVPLDKASVFREGSALTVITYGTMVFVAEAAARETGIDAEIIDLRSIWPLDLDTIVNSVKKTGRCVVVHEATRTSGFGAELCALVQEHCFYELEAPIERVTGWDTPYPHAQEWAYFPGPDRVGAAFKRAMGA; encoded by the coding sequence ATGACCATGATCCAGGCGCTGCGCTCGGCGATGGACATCATGCTCGAACGCGACAACAATGTCGTCATCTACGGCCAGGACGTGGGCTACTTCGGCGGCGTGTTCCGCTGCACCGACGGCCTGCAGGCCAAATACGGCAAATCGCGCGTGTTCGACGCGCCGATTTCGGAAGGCGGCATCGTCGGCACCGCGGTCGGCATGGCGGCCTACGGCCTTCGCCCGGTCGTCGAGATCCAGTTCGCCGACTATTTCTATCCTGCGTCCGACCAGATCGTGTCGGAAGCGGCGCGCCTGCGCTACCGCTCGGCCGGCGAGTTCACCGCGGCCATGACGATCCGCATGCCTTGCGGCGGCGGCATCTACGGCGGCCAGACTCACAGCCAGAGCCCGGAGGCGATGTTCACACACGTGTGCGGATTGCGCACGGTGATGCCGTCGAACCCGTACGACGCCAAGGGCCTGCTGATCTCCTGCATCGAGAACGACGACCCGGTCATCTTCCTCGAGCCGAAGCGCCTCTACAACGGCCCCTTCGACGGTCATCACGACCAGCCGGTGGTGCCATGGTCGAAGCATCCGATGGGCGAAGTCCCGGAGGGCTACTACACCGTGCCGCTCGATAAGGCATCGGTGTTCCGCGAGGGTTCCGCGCTGACCGTCATCACCTACGGCACCATGGTGTTCGTGGCCGAAGCGGCTGCGCGCGAGACCGGCATCGACGCCGAGATCATCGACCTGCGCAGCATCTGGCCGCTCGACCTCGACACCATCGTCAACTCGGTCAAGAAGACCGGGCGTTGCGTCGTCGTGCATGAAGCTACCCGCACCAGCGGCTTCGGCGCCGAACTGTGCGCGCTGGTGCAGGAGCACTGCTTCTACGAACTGGAAGCGCCGATCGAGCGCGTGACCGGCTGGGACACGCCGTATCCGCACGCGCAGGAATGGGCGTACTTCCCCGGCCCGGATCGCGTCGGGGCGGCCTTCAAACGTGCGATGGGAGCGTAA
- a CDS encoding dihydrolipoamide acetyltransferase family protein: MGVHVIKMPDLGEGIAEVEVVEWRVKPGDKVVEDQVLADVMTDKATVEIPSPVHGTVTTLGCEIGQALSVGAALITLEVEGEGNAATMKAPPASRQQAPAAAPAAASAAAAAPAPKPAPAPEPVAKAAPAPAPVAAKVVSLRAEGEKPLAAPAVRQRAWDLGVELQFVHGSGPAGRITHADLDAFVARGPARPAGGGNDDRYAQRDGEHAVPVIGLRRKIAEKMQDAKRRIPHFSYVEEIDVTEVEALRNQLNARWGKERGKLTLLPLLMRAVVLAARQYPQVNARFDDEAGVVTRYDAVHIGIATQTEPGLMVPVVRNAEARDPWSSAAEVLRLAEAARAGKALREELSGSTITITSLGALGGIVTTPVINSPEVAIVGVNRMVERPMIRDGLVVARKMMNLSSSFDHRVVDGMVAAQFVQAIRGYLECPATLFVE, from the coding sequence ATGGGTGTTCATGTCATCAAGATGCCCGATCTGGGCGAAGGCATTGCGGAAGTCGAAGTGGTCGAATGGCGCGTCAAGCCAGGCGATAAGGTGGTCGAGGACCAGGTGCTGGCCGACGTCATGACCGACAAGGCGACCGTTGAGATTCCTTCGCCGGTGCACGGTACCGTGACCACGCTGGGCTGCGAAATCGGCCAGGCGCTGTCGGTGGGCGCCGCGCTGATCACGCTCGAAGTAGAAGGCGAAGGCAATGCGGCCACCATGAAGGCGCCGCCGGCCTCGCGCCAGCAGGCGCCCGCGGCGGCGCCCGCTGCGGCGTCCGCTGCGGCTGCCGCTCCGGCGCCAAAACCGGCGCCCGCGCCTGAACCAGTGGCGAAGGCCGCGCCCGCACCCGCGCCAGTTGCGGCAAAGGTCGTGTCGCTGCGGGCGGAAGGCGAAAAGCCCTTGGCCGCCCCCGCGGTGCGCCAGCGCGCCTGGGACCTCGGCGTTGAACTTCAGTTCGTGCATGGCAGCGGTCCCGCCGGACGCATCACCCACGCCGACCTCGACGCTTTCGTGGCGCGCGGCCCCGCGCGCCCTGCCGGCGGCGGCAATGACGATCGTTATGCGCAGCGCGACGGCGAGCACGCCGTGCCGGTCATCGGCCTGCGTCGCAAGATCGCCGAGAAAATGCAGGACGCCAAGCGCCGCATTCCGCACTTCAGCTACGTCGAGGAAATCGACGTCACCGAAGTCGAAGCGCTGCGCAACCAGCTCAATGCGCGCTGGGGCAAGGAGCGCGGCAAGCTCACGCTGCTGCCGCTGCTGATGCGCGCCGTGGTGCTGGCCGCGCGCCAGTACCCGCAGGTCAATGCCCGCTTCGACGACGAGGCCGGCGTGGTCACCCGCTACGACGCGGTCCACATCGGCATCGCCACGCAAACCGAGCCTGGCCTGATGGTGCCGGTGGTGCGCAATGCCGAAGCACGCGACCCGTGGTCCAGCGCCGCCGAAGTGCTGCGCCTGGCCGAAGCGGCGCGCGCCGGCAAGGCGCTGCGCGAGGAGCTGTCCGGCTCCACCATCACCATCACCAGCCTGGGCGCGCTGGGCGGCATCGTCACCACGCCGGTCATCAATTCGCCGGAAGTGGCCATCGTCGGCGTCAACCGCATGGTCGAACGGCCGATGATCCGGGACGGCCTGGTCGTCGCGCGCAAGATGATGAACCTGTCGTCGTCGTTCGACCACCGCGTCGTCGACGGCATGGTGGCGGCGCAGTTCGTGCAAGCCATCCGGGGCTACCTGGAATGCCCCGCCACCCTGTTCGTGGAGTAA
- the lpdA gene encoding dihydrolipoyl dehydrogenase: protein MQSTHTTLLVIGGGPGGYVAAIRAGQLGIPTILVEGERLGGTCLNIGCIPSKALIHAAEEFEKVRHYADGSPLGIIANAPRIDLARTVQWKDGIVKRLTGGVGALLKKNGVQVVNGWARIIDGKTVDVQQAGDAEPLRIGCEHLLLAAGSQAVELPFMPFGGPVISATEALSPATLPDRMVVVGAGYIGLELGIAYRKLGAEVTVVESMDRILPAYDAELSRPVGAALKHLGMDIRLGTSVLGMNDAGTAVRVKDAGGAESELAADRVLVAVGRRPRTEGWGLEKLLLDMNGRAVKIDDQCRTSMRNVWAIGDLAGEPMLAHRAMAQGEMVADIISGRKRHFKPAAIPAVCFTDPEIVVVGMTPQEAEQAGLSCLVANFPFAANGRAMTIESTDGFVRVVARKDNHLIVGWQAVGRGVSELSTAFSQSIELGAVLEDVAGTIHAHPTLGEAVQEAALRALGHALHI from the coding sequence ATGCAATCGACACACACTACGCTGCTGGTTATCGGCGGCGGTCCCGGCGGCTACGTCGCGGCGATCCGCGCCGGCCAGCTGGGCATCCCGACCATCCTGGTCGAAGGCGAGCGCCTAGGCGGCACCTGCCTGAACATCGGCTGCATTCCATCGAAGGCGCTGATCCACGCCGCCGAAGAATTCGAGAAGGTACGCCACTACGCCGACGGCTCGCCGCTCGGGATCATCGCCAACGCGCCGCGCATCGACCTGGCGCGCACGGTGCAATGGAAGGACGGCATCGTCAAGCGACTGACCGGCGGCGTCGGCGCGCTGCTGAAGAAGAACGGCGTGCAGGTGGTGAACGGGTGGGCCCGCATCATCGACGGCAAGACCGTCGACGTGCAGCAGGCCGGGGACGCCGAGCCGCTGCGCATCGGCTGCGAACACCTGCTGCTGGCTGCCGGATCGCAGGCGGTCGAGCTGCCCTTCATGCCCTTCGGCGGCCCGGTCATCTCCGCCACCGAAGCGCTGTCCCCGGCCACGCTGCCGGACCGGATGGTGGTGGTCGGCGCCGGCTACATCGGCCTCGAACTGGGCATCGCCTACCGCAAGCTGGGCGCCGAAGTGACCGTGGTCGAATCGATGGACCGCATCCTGCCGGCCTACGATGCCGAGCTGTCGCGCCCTGTCGGCGCTGCGCTCAAGCACCTCGGCATGGACATCCGCCTCGGCACCAGCGTGCTGGGGATGAACGACGCCGGGACCGCGGTCCGGGTCAAGGATGCCGGCGGCGCCGAGTCGGAGCTGGCGGCCGACCGCGTGCTGGTGGCGGTGGGACGGCGTCCGCGAACCGAAGGCTGGGGCCTCGAGAAGCTTCTGCTGGACATGAACGGCCGCGCGGTAAAGATCGACGACCAGTGCCGCACCTCGATGCGCAATGTATGGGCGATCGGCGACCTGGCCGGCGAGCCGATGCTGGCGCACCGCGCGATGGCGCAGGGCGAGATGGTGGCCGACATCATCTCCGGCCGCAAGCGCCACTTCAAGCCGGCGGCGATTCCCGCAGTGTGCTTCACCGATCCCGAGATCGTGGTGGTCGGGATGACGCCGCAGGAAGCCGAGCAGGCGGGCCTGAGCTGCCTGGTCGCGAACTTCCCGTTCGCCGCCAACGGCCGCGCGATGACCATCGAGAGCACCGACGGCTTCGTGCGCGTGGTCGCGCGCAAGGACAATCACCTGATCGTCGGCTGGCAGGCGGTCGGGCGCGGGGTGTCGGAACTGAGCACGGCGTTCTCGCAGTCGATCGAACTGGGCGCCGTACTCGAAGACGTGGCCGGCACGATCCATGCGCACCCTACCCTGGGCGAAGCTGTCCAGGAAGCGGCGCTGCGCGCGCTGGGCCACGCCTTGCATATTTGA
- a CDS encoding DUF2278 family protein, translated as MGLTNGYGLVIGPKSNYFRDPPDNFGRYYHGNVIIHTPAGEYHCAIDVDPKFMPDGVQWRIVHIRAQDFAAFKALADGWHALPSTATSGAMDYIRSSVLHPPILFWNVRYNSCIAWLLRFLRWNPPWNSGTGIQALTDLEGIIAQSARFYVFGEPFSTGMGVHNIHQNQGDPPGGGHDAENAIWQDGATIVETTQGKFVGFLNKFKTQSFKTDNLGHPI; from the coding sequence ATGGGACTTACCAATGGTTATGGCCTGGTGATCGGTCCGAAATCGAATTATTTCCGCGACCCGCCGGACAATTTTGGCCGCTACTACCACGGCAACGTCATCATCCACACGCCGGCGGGCGAGTATCACTGCGCGATCGATGTGGACCCCAAATTCATGCCCGACGGCGTGCAGTGGCGGATCGTCCATATCCGTGCGCAGGACTTCGCCGCATTCAAGGCGCTGGCCGACGGCTGGCATGCGCTTCCGTCCACCGCAACTTCGGGCGCCATGGACTACATCAGGTCGAGCGTGCTGCACCCGCCGATCCTGTTCTGGAATGTGCGCTACAACAGCTGCATTGCATGGCTGCTTCGCTTCCTGCGATGGAACCCGCCCTGGAACAGCGGCACCGGCATCCAGGCCCTGACCGACCTCGAAGGCATCATCGCCCAGAGCGCGCGCTTTTACGTATTCGGGGAACCATTCTCGACGGGGATGGGCGTTCACAACATCCATCAGAACCAGGGCGATCCGCCGGGCGGCGGCCACGACGCCGAAAACGCCATCTGGCAAGATGGCGCGACCATCGTCGAGACGACGCAGGGCAAATTCGTCGGCTTCCTGAACAAGTTCAAGACCCAGTCGTTCAAGACCGACAACCTGGGTCACCCGATATGA